The Bacillaceae bacterium IKA-2 DNA window TACCAACGACAAAGGCAATAGAGAGGGCCAAGGCCGGGTGATAGCCGTACTCGATTGTTTCACCTGTTTCATCTATGTACTCTCGTTTAATGCCTCGCCTCGTTAGTTTTAGTGGTTTTAAATATTTTCGAATCATTAAGACAAATGAAACAAAAATAATAAAAATACCGAAAAATATTAAAAACAGCTGAGGATCGATTCCATTATTAAAATAAACGCCAACTAACGCGCCGGGTCCACTACCAGCAAAAAAAAGCCAGCCACTTTTTAAATCGACAGTCTTTTGCTTTAAATAAGCCAACGTCGAAGAAAGCCCAGTAAAAATCATAATAAGTAAGGACGTCCCTACCGCCACTTGAGGGGTAATTCCAGTTAAAATTGCTAAATAGCCACTAAGAATTATCAGGGCCGGGACAACAATTATGCCTCCACCTAATCCCATCAAGCTTCCTAAAGTTCCAGCAAGCAATCCGATTAAGCTTAATATAAACCATTCCATTTTTATAAGTCCAACTCTCTTATTAATATAAATTAATTATGAATGATGACATAGGAAATGTAAATTGAAAATTTTTCATTAAATACTAGCTTCTATGTGCCTATGAAGTATAAAAAACGAGCCCGCAGGCTCGTTTTTTATCTATCCTATTGAACCTTCCATTTCGAACTTGATTAACGACGGGTTGCGTACATGCTTTTGACATGTTACAAATCGCATTAAATCAACGTTTTACGTATTTAGTTTTATATAACTTTATGTAGTATATTAATTTCAATCGGCACGAAATCGGCACGAAATAAAAAAGCGGGGTTAATTCCCCGCTTAAATAATAGCTATGATCTGTTCGACGACTTGCTCCGATTCCCCTTGCTTATACTTCTCAATAAAGTCACAATAAATAATTTCTAGTACCTTTTCAAGCGTTAATTCATGGCGGGGTTTCACCTCTGCCATATCTGCCAACATAACCTCACCACGAAGTGCTTGCTTCCTGTTCATCCGATAATGTATAACGTTGCTGTTCGTTTGCGGTTTGACCTCGTATGTTTTTTCAAAAAAAGAAAACGTATTTACTTCCTGTAAAATTTCCTCTTTAACAACTTTTTTTGTACCTGACCTTTCTATTAAGAGGTTATAAATTGTTTCAGGATTTGGTGTCATCTTCACTACCTCGATAAAGTCCCTCCATAATATTTCAATCATTTTTTGCTGCGTAAACATCTGGCCGCTTAATTCGTGGATGTCCTCGCACAAAACTTTCATTCGAAAATAAGTGCTTCTAGGGACGTTAAATTCTATTACGACACTCGATAAATTTACAATGTTTAACCAGGTTGTTTTCATCTCAATAGATTTTTGCAACAGATTTTGTTTGCTGTAAGTTCTCATTAGCTATACCCTCCATTTGTAACGCATGATGTAAAACTCTGTGTGACGCTCTCCTGATGCTACAAGACCAATCAACCGATTTGTTTATGATAAGGTTATAAAGCTCTTTGTCTGGCTTAATGTGTACGGTTGTGTCTGTATGTTTGTATTCAACCTCTTCAAAGTCGAAATTATAACCTAGCGCTTCAGCTACTAACTCGGTGCAATATTGAGTCACGGACAAATCTTTTCGTCTCGCAAACAATAAGACTAGCTTTTTATTGTAGGCTGAAATTGGTATTTTAATATCGTGTTTTTTATCGGACCTAACTTTTCTAACCTTCGACACTTTAGGCGGTGGAGGTTGCTTTTTCGGTTTCTGATTAAACATTGGATTTATGTTCAAAGTCCTTCCCTCTCCTCTCTTTTGCCCTCTCTTTAAAAAATAGCTCTGGGTCACTCGGTCATACGGTCACTTTTAGACGATAGGAGGGAGTTAGATCAAGTCAGATACTAAACTAAGATCATTGCACTCTGCTTGATTATTAACCTCGGAAACTCTAGACTCGCTAACTGGTAAATTATTATTCTGATAATGTTTAAATAGGACTGCTTTTACAAATCCTGAAAAATTAGGATGAGTCACGCACCACTCATAAACCTCTTTTTGGTGAGGGCAATCAAGATTAAAACTGACACCTTTGCGCTTAAACATGGATGATCCCTCCAATGTTGTGGTAACCGATCGCATTAGCATATAGAGCGTCTCGGATCGGTGATACATTACTAAAGTAGACCTGCAAATGGTCCGCTAATACATCGGCCTTACCGCCAGATGTCAAAATCGTATCGTTACTGCTCCACTTTTTACCTAACTCCCCAGCGATCCGCGCGATCAACTGCTTATCATTAACACTTTTGTTAGTCTCAAATCCAAAATCTAACGTGCCGCTGTCTCGGTCCACATACTTTTTATCCTTCATTGTCACGAAATTTATTGTTTTGCTGCCACCGTCGATCAACCGGACTTTGCCAGGTCTTGGATCGCTCCAAAATGCAGCTCCACCCTCTGCGGCAACATCGACAGACTTGATTATAATATCCTTACACTCTCCATTTACTGCAATCTCGTGCCTACCTTGCAATAATGACTTCAAACGCGCCTTGTTAACTGCGTCGTGGCTCTTAATAGGTAAACCAGTAACGACACGGCAAGCGCTTATATTAGCTTGGTGTAGTGCTGTTAGCGCTAGGATCAATGTGTCGTCGTGGCATTTGTTATCGGTCATCATTGATCTGCTAAACTCGCTCTCGTTTTCGGCCAATGCTCCGACAAAATATTGTTCTCCTTGAAACTCGACCTCTAAATCATTTTTGCTGAATGAACTTTTTAAATTACGATCGCGCCATTCCCCTACTATTGAAGGAAAATTCAATACGTTGATACCATCAAATAATTTTACGCTTGATCGTCCGATATCCAAGCCTACTATCATGCTGATCCACTCCTTAGTTTTACGTACATCAAACCTATTTGATTTTTTGATGATTTAGGTTTGATGTAGGTTTTACGTTGTTGATAAATGATATTAAGTACCGCTTGTCCGTTATTACAACTAATTTTAAAAATGTATAAGTAATTAGATTTTTGTCCAAGATGATATAAAAAAGGGAGTTGTTTATATGTTCGGATTAAATAAACCTCGAAGTAAGTTTGGAAAATGGATTGATAAAAGAGGGATAAAACAAGGGTGGATAGCTAAAAAAGCTAGCGTTAGCAAGGCGATGATAAGCCAACTAGCTATCTCGGATGATCGTGTGCCTACATTAAATAACGCTA harbors:
- a CDS encoding helix-turn-helix transcriptional regulator; amino-acid sequence: MFGLNKPRSKFGKWIDKRGIKQGWIAKKASVSKAMISQLAISDDRVPTLNNAKKIIKALKSAEYSVDYSDFWDM
- a CDS encoding ParM/StbA family protein, producing the protein MIVGLDIGRSSVKLFDGINVLNFPSIVGEWRDRNLKSSFSKNDLEVEFQGEQYFVGALAENESEFSRSMMTDNKCHDDTLILALTALHQANISACRVVTGLPIKSHDAVNKARLKSLLQGRHEIAVNGECKDIIIKSVDVAAEGGAAFWSDPRPGKVRLIDGGSKTINFVTMKDKKYVDRDSGTLDFGFETNKSVNDKQLIARIAGELGKKWSSNDTILTSGGKADVLADHLQVYFSNVSPIRDALYANAIGYHNIGGIIHV
- a CDS encoding sulfite exporter TauE/SafE family protein; the encoded protein is MEWFILSLIGLLAGTLGSLMGLGGGIIVVPALIILSGYLAILTGITPQVAVGTSLLIMIFTGLSSTLAYLKQKTVDLKSGWLFFAGSGPGALVGVYFNNGIDPQLFLIFFGIFIIFVSFVLMIRKYLKPLKLTRRGIKREYIDETGETIEYGYHPALALSIAFVVGMCSGLFGIGGGSLMVPAMILLFGFPAHRAIATSMFMILLSASLSSVTHIALGNVNWLYALALVPGAWFGGKLGAAINQRLKSDTIVNLLRIFLVIIGLRLIYQGIGIL